In the genome of Leptolyngbya sp. 'hensonii', the window ACGCCACTTTAAATATCGCCGCACCACATCCCATCCGATGTATGAGCGAGCATGACCCAAATGGCAATCGTCATAAACCGTTACTCCACAGCAGTACATCGTGACTTTACCCGGTTCGATCGTTGTGAACGGTTCTTTGCGACGAGTCAACGTGTTGTAAATGGTTAGAGTCATGATGGACGGAGATTGCCAAAATCAAAAAGTGAATATTGTTTTTAGACGATTGAGAACATCGTGAGTCCAATTCCGGCACACATAATCACAATTGCACTGACGATCGAGAGCTGCCGCCCTAACTGCTCAGGTGCAGCAAATTGATCAAGCCACTGTTTGGCATAAAGCACCAGTAGCCCGACAAAGACCAGCACCGATGCCATCCCAGCGCTAAAACCGCTGACCAGAAATAATCCGTAAGTGGTTTGGTGGAGCGCGATCGCACTCAGCAGCAAAACCAACGCCGAGGGGCAAGGCACCATTCCTCCCGCAATGCCCAAGCTAACGAGGGATGCCATAGAAGTATCAGCAGAGGGATCAGACGAAGGCTCGTGATGATGGGCTGAACCCACTTCATGATGATGGTGATGAGAGCAATGATCAGCTTCTGAATTCAGGCGGCGCTGAAGCAACCTCACCCCAACTCCGCAAACCGTTAGCCCACTGATTACACTCAGAACTGGATATAGCTGATCTGGAATCACATACTGTGAAGCGAAAAGTACCCCAAGCCCCAGCAAAAAGATGGTCAACGTGTGG includes:
- a CDS encoding sulfite exporter TauE/SafE family protein, encoding MQQLPILAHLDHASRLTGLLESPPSFGTISAGIAIAFGVGAIHALAPGHGKTMISAYLVGARGTPQHAILLGLVTTITHTLTIFLLGLGVLFASQYVIPDQLYPVLSVISGLTVCGVGVRLLQRRLNSEADHCSHHHHHEVGSAHHHEPSSDPSADTSMASLVSLGIAGGMVPCPSALVLLLSAIALHQTTYGLFLVSGFSAGMASVLVFVGLLVLYAKQWLDQFAAPEQLGRQLSIVSAIVIMCAGIGLTMFSIV